A stretch of Brassica napus cultivar Da-Ae chromosome C6, Da-Ae, whole genome shotgun sequence DNA encodes these proteins:
- the LOC106405855 gene encoding uncharacterized protein LOC106405855 has translation MASIVCCSAPFTIRASSGSGSMKNSDPNRKKTVSWWAPLFGIPSEPDYLNIETSSSVAPESNGSGQDPDQKLRRRGCLTEEKARELRKKIAEASTFHEVMYHSAIASRLASDISGRVKE, from the coding sequence ATGGCTTCGATTGTCTGCTGTTCCGCTCCATTTACGATCCGAGCATCTTCCGGATCCGGGTCTATGAAAAACTCGGATCCAAACCGCAAGAAAACTGTTTCTTGGTGGGCTCCTCTCTTCGGCATACCCTCCGAGCCGGATTACCTCAACATCGAAACCTCATCCTCCGTGGCTCCGGAATCGAACGGGTCGGGTCAGGATCCGGATCAAAAGCTTCGTCGTCGCGGGTGTCTCACGGAGGAGAAAGCTAGGGAGTTGAGGAAGAAAATCGCAGAAGCTTCCACGTTCCACGAAGTTATGTATCATTCAGCGATTGCGTCTCGGCTCGCTTCTGATATCTCGGGTCGGGTCAAGGAGTAA